Proteins encoded by one window of Patescibacteria group bacterium:
- a CDS encoding nucleotidyltransferase family protein, translated as MFYEEIIREFNNTGVRYAIVGGVAVNLHGHIRMTADLDIILELEDNNLAKAITTLMESGFSCKIPVDPMGLADSNTRNDWIKNKNMKALNFYRDTEEVDLVVDSPVKYEEVEKTIFAVREINCPVVSKEDLIKMKEVTNRQQDIDDIKKLKILIDIELDNK; from the coding sequence ATGTTCTACGAGGAAATCATCAGGGAGTTTAATAATACAGGCGTAAGATATGCTATCGTAGGCGGAGTAGCAGTCAATCTTCACGGTCATATTCGCATGACGGCTGATCTGGATATTATTTTAGAGTTGGAAGACAATAACCTTGCAAAAGCCATTACAACACTAATGGAATCAGGTTTTTCTTGTAAGATCCCGGTTGACCCTATGGGATTAGCTGACTCTAATACGAGAAATGATTGGATAAAAAATAAAAACATGAAGGCACTTAACTTTTATCGTGATACCGAGGAAGTTGATCTGGTCGTTGATTCTCCCGTTAAATATGAAGAAGTGGAAAAGACGATCTTTGCGGTAAGGGAAATAAATTGTCCTGTAGTTTCAAAAGAAGATTTGATCAAAATGAAAGAAGTGACAAACAGACAGCAGGATATAGACGATATTAAAAAACTGAAAATCTTAATAGATATTGAACTGGACAATAAATAG